In the Ipomoea triloba cultivar NCNSP0323 chromosome 6, ASM357664v1 genome, one interval contains:
- the LOC116023358 gene encoding uncharacterized protein LOC116023358 has protein sequence MVPPRRREDYPEAPIVEQLMQNLQQLTQITQLLGNAMVQNNQRGQPDLVRRVAGQLPPFFAGEEDPVILEEWIRALDKILEVVECPPGRQVEVASFYLKEEADLWWVHGGPAMRQEPDFGWETFKDRLRARFYPAHVKAAMQEEFLPLKQGSRTVQEYHRRFLELARFAPTLAPTEETRIERFVAGLNLDTRMALVVFKFQTLSEAYSSAADHYRVLSIRQGIQDRSKRPAEGRASDSKRYRHGSSGMRAGFQRGGASHSGGSRPSFGQGSGGNGARTRRFDCRRCGRDHPGRDCEGRLVECYSCGLRGHRAYECTAKKGGPPQPRPSAAQGAPAATRPSREAEGSGGSRPSGGRGQQAGPQQRKIFVMGRTQAEANGLEEGNFRA, from the coding sequence ATGGTGCCGCCACGTAGACGCGAGGACTACCCAGAAGCACCAATCGTGGAGCAGCTGATGCAGAATCTTCAGCAGCTGACGCAGATCACCCAGCTACTCGGAAACGCGATGGTGCAGAACAACCAGCGCGGGCAGCCAGACTTGGTTCGGAGGGTGGCGGGGCAACTCCCACCCTTCTTCGCCGGAGAGGAGGACCCCGTGATCTTGGAGGAGTGGATCCGGGCGCTTGACAAGATCCTCGAGGTGGTGGAGTGCCCACCAGGTCGCCAGGTCGAGGTGGCGAGCTTTTACCTAAAGGAGGAAGCTGACTTGTGGTGGGTCCACGGCGGCCCAGCGATGCGGCAGGAGCCCGACTTTGGTTGGGAGACGTTCAAAGACCGGTTGAGAGCTCGCTTCTATCCAGCTCATGTCAAAGCGGCGATGCAGGAGGAGTTCTTGCCCCTCAAGCAGGGGTCGAGGACGGTGCAGGAGTACCACCGGCGTTTCTTGGAGTTGGCTCGTTTCGCGCCGACGTTAGCCCCGACTGAGGAGACCCGGATCGAGCGGTTCGTGGCTGGGTTGAACTTGGATACGCGTATGGCCTTGGTCGTATTCAAGTTTCAGACGCTGAGCGAGGCCTACAGCAGCGCCGCTGACCATTACCGCGTGCTGTCTATCCGTCAGGGGATCCAGGACCGCTCCAAGCGGCCAGCTGAGGGTAGAGCTTCAGACTCCAAGCGGTACAGGCACGGGAGCTCCGGGATGAGAGCCggttttcagcgaggaggtgCTAGTCACAGCGGTGGATCTCGCCCTAGCTTTGGGCAGGGATCAGGGGGCAATGGAGCGCGCACTCGACGCTTCGACTGCAGACGCTGTGGGAGGGATCACCCCGGTCGCGACTGCGAGGGGAGGTTGGTGGAGTGCTACAGCTGCGGGTTGCGAGGACATCGGGCCTATGAGTGCACGGCAAAGAAGGGAGGACCACCTCAGCCCCGACCGAGCGCAGCACAGGGAGCCCCAGCAGCGACCCGACCCTCTCGAGAGGCCGAGGGTAGTGGAGGCAGCCGGCCGAGTGGAGGCCGAGGGCAGCAGGCGGGGCCACAGCAGAGAAAGATCTTCGTGATGGGCCGTACTCAAGCTGAGGCCAATGGACTTGAAGAAGGTAACTTTCGAGCTTAA